One window of the Acinonyx jubatus isolate Ajub_Pintada_27869175 chromosome A2, VMU_Ajub_asm_v1.0, whole genome shotgun sequence genome contains the following:
- the FLNC gene encoding filamin-C isoform X2, protein MMNNSSYSEAAGLGLGDEVDDMPSTEKDLAEDAPWKKIQQNTFTRWCNEHLKCVGKRLTDLQRDLSDGLRLIALLEVLSQKRMYRKFHPRPNFRQMKLENVSVALEFLEREHIKLVSIDSKAIVDGNLKLILGLIWTLILHYSISMPMWEDEEDEDARKQTPKQRLLGWIQNKVPQLPITNFNRDWQDGKALGALVDNCAPGLCPDWEAWDPNQPVENAREAMQQADDWLGVPQVIAPEEIVDPNVDEHSVMTYLSQFPKAKLKPGAPVRSKQLNPKKAIAYGPGIEPHGNTVLQPAHFTVQTVDAGVGEVLVYIEDPEGHTEEAKVVPNNDKNRTYAVSYVPKVAGLHKVTVLFAGQNIERSPFEVNVGMALGDANKVSARGPGLEPVGNVANKPTYFDIYTAGAGTGDVAVVIVDPQGRRDTVEVALEDKGDSTFRCTYRPVMEGPHTVHVAFAGAPITRSPFPVHVAEACNPNACRASGRGLQPKGVRVKEVADFKVFTKGAGSGELKVTVKGPKGTEEPVKVREAGDGVFECEYHPVVPGKYVVTITWGGYAIPRSPFEVQVSPEAGAQKVRAWGPGLKTGQVGKSADFVVEAIGTEVGTLGFSIEGPSQAKIECDDKGDGSCDVRYWPTEPGEYAVHVICDDEDIRDSPFIAHIQPAAPDCFPDKVKAFGPGLEPTGCIVDKPAEFTIDARAAGKGDLNLYAQDADGCPVNIMVIPNGDGTFRCSYVPTKPIKHTIIIAWGGVNVPKSPFRVNVGEGSHPERVKVYGPGVEKTGLKANEPTYFTVDCSEAGQGDVSIGIKCAPGVVGPAEADIDFDIIKNDNDTFTVKYTPPGAGRYTIMVLFANQEIPASPFHIKVDPSHDASKVKAEGPGLNRTGVEVGKPTHFTVLTKGAGKAKLDVHFAGAAKGEAVRDFEIIDNHDYSYTVKYTAVQQGNMAVTVTYGGDPVPKSPFVVNVAPPLDLSKVKVQGLNSKVAVGQEQAFSVNTRGAGGQGQLDVRMTSPSRRPIPCKLEPGGGAETQAVRYMPPEEGPYKVDITYDGHPVPGSPFAVEGVLPPDPSKVCAYGPGLKGGLVGTPAPFSIDTKGAGTGGLGLTVEGPCEAKIECQDNGDGSCAVSYLPTEPGEYTINILFAEAHIPGSPFKATIRPVFDPSKVRASGPGLERGKAGEAATFTVDCSEAGEAELTIEILSDAGVKAEVLIHNNADGTYHITYSPAFPGTYTITIKYGGHPVPKFPTRVHVQPAVDTSGVKVSGPGVEPHGVLREVTTEFTVDARSLTATGGNHVTARVLNPSGAKTDTYVTDNGDGTYRVQYTAYEEGVHLVEVLYDDVAVPKSPFRVGVTEGCDPTRVRAFGPGLESGLVNKANHFTVETRGAGTGGLGLAIEGPSEAKMSCKDNKDGSCTVEYIPFTAGDYDVNITFGGRPIPGSPFRVPVKDVVDPGKVKCSGPGLGAGVRARVPQTFTVDCSQAGRAPLQVAVLGPTGVAEPVEVRDKGDGTHTVHYTPATDGPYTVAVKYADQEVPRSPFKIKVLPAHDASKVRASGPGLNASGIPASLPVEFTIDARDAGEGLLTVQILDPEGKPKKANIRDNGDGTYTVSYLPDMSGRYTITIKYGGDEIPYSPFRIHALPTGDASKCLVTVSIGGHGLGACLGPRIQIGEETVITVDAKAAGKGKVTCTVSTPDGAELDVDVVENHDGTFDIYYTAPEPGKYVITIRFGGEHIPNSPFHVLACDPMPHVEEPPDVLQPHRPGPYPTHWATEEPVVPVEPMESMLRPFNLVIPFTVQKGELTGEVRMPSGKTARPNITDNKDGTITVRYAPTEKGLHQMGIKYDGNHIPGSPLQFYVDAINSRHVSAYGPGLSHGMVNKPATFTIVTKDAGEGGLSLAVEGPSKAEITCKDNKDGTCTVSYLPTAPGDYSIIVRFDDKHIPGSPFTAKITGDDSMRTSQLNVGTSTDVSLKITESDLSLLTASIRAPSGNEEPCLLKRLPNRHIGISFTPKEVGEHVVSVRKSGKHVTNSPFKILVGPSEIGDASKVRVWGKGLSEGHTFQVAEFIVDTRNAGYGGLGLSIEGPSKVDINCEDMEDGTCKVTYCPTEPGTYIINIKFADKHVPGSPFTVKVTGEGRMKESITRRRQAPSIATIGSTCDLNLKIPGNWFQMVSAQERLTRTFTRSSHTYTRTERTEISKTRGGETKREVRVEESTQVGGDPFPAVFGDFLGRERLGSFGSITRQQEGEASSQDMTAQVTSPSGKMEAAEIVEGEDSAYSVRFVPQEMGPHTVTVKYRGQHVPGSPFQFTVGPLGEGGAHKVRAGGTGLERGVAGVPAEFSIWTREAGAGGLSIAVEGPSKAEISFEDRKDGSCGVSYVVQEPGDYEVSIKFNDEHIPDSPFVVPVASLSDDARRLTVTSLQETGLKVNQPASFAVQLNGARGVIDARVHTPSGAVEECYVSELDSDKHTIRFIPHENGVHSIDVKFNGAHIPGSPFKIRVGEQSQAGDPGLVSAYGPGLEGGTTGVSSEFIVNTLNAGSGALSVTIDGPSKVQLDCRECPEGHVVTYTPMAPGNYLIAIKYGGPQHIVGSPFKAKVTGPRLSGGHSLHETSTVLVETVTKSSSSRGSSYSSIPKFSSDASKVVTRGPGLSQAFVGQKNSFTVDCSKAGTNMMMVGVHGPKTPCEEVYVKHMGNRVYNVTYTVKEKGDYILIVKWGDESVPGSPFKVNVP, encoded by the exons ATGATGAACAACAGCAGCTACTCAGAGGCCGCCGGCCTCGGCCTGGGCGACGAGGTGGACGACATGCCGTCCACGGAGAAGGACCTGGCGGAGGACGCGCCGTGGAAGAAGATCCAGCAGAACACGTTCACGCGCTGGTGCAACGAGCACCTGAAGTGTGTGGGCAAGCGCCTGACCGACCTGCAGCGAGACCTCAGCGACGGGCTGCGCCTCATCGCGCTGCTCGAGGTGCTCAGCCAGAAGCGCATGTATCGCAAGTTCCACCCGCGCCCCAACTTCCGCCAGATGAAGCTGGAGAACGTGTCCGTGGCCCTCGAGTTCCTGGAGCGCGAGCACATCAAGCTCGTGTCCATCG ACAGCAAGGCCATTGTGGATGGGAACCTGAAGCTGATCCTGGGTCTGATCTGGACGCTGATCCTACACTACTCCATCTCCATGCCCATGTGGGAGGATGAGGAGGACGAGGACGCCCGCAAGCAGACGCCCAAGCAGCGTCTGCTCGGCTGGATCCAGAACAAGGTGCCCCAGCTGCCCATCACTAACTTCAACCGTGACTGGCAGGATGGCAAAGCTCTGGGCGCCCTGGTGGACAACTGTGCCCCTG GCCTGTGCCCTGACTGGGAAGCCTGGGACCCCAACCAGCCTGTGGAGAACGCCCGGGAGGCCATGCAGCAGGCGGACGACTGGCTCGGGGTGCCCCAG GTGATTGCCCCCGAGGAGATTGTGGACCCCAACGTGGATGAGCATTCTGTCATGACCTACCTGTCCCAGTTCCCCAAGGCCAAACTCAAACCTGGTGCCCCTGTTCGCTCTAAACAGCTGAACCCCAAGAAGGCCATCGCCTACGGGCCTG GCATCGAGCCCCACGGCAACACTGTGCTACAGCCTGCCCACTTCACCGTGCAGACGGTGGATGCCGGCGTGGGCGAGGTGCTGGTCTACATTGAGGACCCTGAGGGCCACACCGAGGAG GCCAAAGTGGTTCCCAACAATGACAAGAACCGCACCTATGCTGTCTCCTATGTGCCCAAGGTTGCGGGGTTGCACAAG GTGACTGTGCTCTTTGCTGGCCAGAATATCGAACGCAGTCCCTTTGAGGTGAACGTGGGCATGGCTCTGGGAGATGCCAACAAGGTGTCAGCCCGTGGCCCTGGCCTGGAGCCTGTGGGCAATGTGGCCAACAAACCCACGTACTTTGACATCTATACTGCGG GGGCCGGCACTGGTGATGTCGCCGTGGTGATCGTGGACCCGCAGGGCCGGCGGGACACAGTGGAGGTGGCCCTGGAGGACAAGGGCGACAGCACGTTCCGATGCACGTACAGGCCTGTGATGGAGGGGCCCCACACGGTGCATGTGGCCTTCGCTGGTGCCCCCATCACCCGCAGTCCTTTCCCCGTCCATGTAGCTGAAG CCTGTAACCCTAACGCCTGCCGTGCCTCTGGGCGGGGCCTGCAGCCCAAGGGTGTGCGTGTGAAAGAGGTGGCTGATTTCAAGGTGTTCACTAAGGGTGCCGGCAGCGGGGAGCTCAAGGTCACAGTCAAAGGGCCAA AGGGCACAGAAGAGCCAGTGAAAGTGCGAGAGGCTGGAGATGGCGTGTTCGAGTGTGAGTACCACCCTGTGGTGCCTGGGAAGTATGTGGTGACCATCACGTGGGGCGGCTACGCCATCCCCCGCAG TCCTTTTGAGGTACAGGTGAGCCCAGAGGCAGGAGCGCAGAAGGTACGGGCCTGGGGTCCCGGCCTGAAAACTGGCCAGGTGGGGAAGTCGGCCGACTTTGTGGTGGAGGCCATTGGCACGGAGGTGGGGACACTGG GCTTCTCCATCGAGGGGCCCTCACAGGCCAAGATCGAGTGTGATGACAAGGGGGATGGCTCCTGCGATGTGCGGTACTGGCCCACGGAGCCTGGGGAGTACGCCGTGCACGTCATCTGCGATGATGAGGACATCCGAGACTCACCCTTCATTGCCCACATCCAGCCAGCCGCACCTGACTGCTTCCCGGATAAG GTGAAGGCCTTTGGGCCTGGCCTGGAGCCCACTGGCTGCATCGTGGACAAGCCTGCAGAGTTCACCATCGATGCCCGTGCTGCTGGCAAGGGAGACCTGAACCTGTATGCCCAG gatgcTGATGGCTGCCCTGTCAACATCATGGTCATCCCCAATGGCGACGGCACCTTCCGCTGCTCCTACGTGCCCACCAAGCCCATTAAACACACCATCATCATCGCCTGGGGAGGCGTCAATGTGCCCAAGAGCCCCTTCCGG GTGAACGTGGGAGAAGGCAGTCACCCCGAGCGGGTGAAGGTGTATGGCCCAGGCGTGGAGAAGACGGGCCTCAAGGCCAACGAGCCTACTTATTTCACCGTGGACTGCAGCGAGGCTGGGCAAG GTGACGTGAGTATCGGCATCAAGTGTGCTCCCGGAGTGGTGGGCCCTGCAGAAGCTGACATCGACTTTGACATCATCAAGAACGACAATGACACCTTCACAGTCAAGTACACCCCCCCAGGGGCCGGCCGCTACACCATTATGGTGCTGTTTGCCAACCAG GAGATCCCTGCCAGCCCCTTCCACATTAAGGTGGACCCATCCCACGATGCCAGCAAAGTCAAAGCTGAGGGCCCTGGGCTGAACCGCACGG GTGTGGAAGTCGGGAAGCCCACTCACTTCACGGTGCTGACCAAGGGAGCCGGCAAGGCCAAGCTGGACGTGCACTTTGCCGGGGCTGCCAAGGGTGAGGCCGTTCGGGACTTTGAAATCATCGACAACCATGACTACTCCTACACCGTCAAGTACACTGCCGTCCAGCAG GGCAACATGGCAGTGACGGTGACCTACGGTGGGGACCCTGTCCCCAAGAGCCCCTTTGTGGTGAATGTGGCACCCCCACTGGACCTCAGCAAAGTCAAAGTTCAAGGCCTGAACAGCA AGGTGGCTGTGGGGCAAGAACAGGCCTTCTCTGTGAACACACGTGGGGCTGGTGGTCAAGGGCAGCTGGATGTGCGGATGACTTCACCCTCCCGTCGCCCCATCCCTTGCAAGCTGGAGCCTGGGGGCGGAGCTGAAACCCAGGCCGTGCGCTACATGCCCCCTGAGGAGGGACCCTACAAGGTGGACATCACCTACGACGGTCACCCAGTGCCCGGTAGCCCCTTTGCTGTGGAGGGTGTCCTGCCCCCTGATCCCTCCAAG GTTTGTGCTTATGGGCCTGGTCTCAAGGGCGGCCTGGTAGGCACCCCGGCACCGTTCTCCATTGACACCAAGGGGGCTGGCACGGGCGGCCTGGGGCTGACTGTGGAGGGCCCCTGTGAGGCCAAGATTGAGTGCCAGGACAACGGTGATGGCTCATGTGCTGTCAGCTACCTGCCCACGGAGCCCGGCGAGTACACCATCAACATCTTGTTTGCCGAAGCCCACATCCCTGGCTCACCCTTCAAGGCCACCATCCGGCCCGTGTTCGACCCGAGCAAGGTGCGGGCCAGTGGGCCGGGCCTGGAGCGTGGCAAGGCTGGCGAGGCGGCCACCTTCACAGTGGACTGCTCGGAGGCTGGCGAGGCTGAGCTGACCATCGAGATCCTGTCGGACGCCGGTGTCAAGGCCGAGGTGCTGATCCACAACAATGCCGACGGCACCTACCACATCACCTACAGCCCCGCCTTTCCTGGCACCTACACAATTACCATCAAGTATGGCGGGCACCCTGTCCCCAAATTCCCTACCCGCGTCCACGTGCAGCCTGCTGTCGACACCAGTGGAGTCAAGGTCTCAGGGCCCGGGGTGGAGCCTCACG GTGTCCTGCGTGAGGTGACCACTGAGTTCACTGTGGATGCAAGATCCCTAACAGCCACAGGTGGGAACCATGTGACAGCTCGTGTGCTCAACCCCTCGGGTGCTAAGACGGACACCTATGTGACAGACAACGGGGACGGCACCTACCGAGTGCAGTACACAGCCTATGAAGAGG GCGTGCATCTGGTGGAGGTCCTGTATGATGACGTAGCTGTGCCCAAGAGCCCCTTCCGAGTGGGCGTGACCGAGGGCTGTGACCCCACCCGCGTGAGGGCCTTTGGGCCTGGCCTGGAGAGCGGCTTGGTCAACAAGGCCAACCACTTCACTGTGGAGACCAG GGGAGCTGGCACCGGAGGCCTCGGCCTAGCCATCGAGGGCCCCTCAGAAGCCAAGATGTCCTGCAAGGACAACAAAGATGGTAGCTGTACCGTGGAGTACATCCCTTTCACCGCTGGAGACTACGATGTCAACATCACCTTTGGGGGGCGGCCCATCCCAG GGAGCCCGTTCCGGGTGCCGGTGAAGGATGTGGTGGACCCTGGGAAGGTGAAGTGCTcagggccggggctgggggccggTGTCAGGGCCCGGGTACCCCAGACCTTCACGGTGGACTGCAGCCAAGCCGGCCGGGCCCCACTGCAAGTGGCCGTGCTGGGCCCCACAG GTGTAGCCGAGCCTGTAGAGGTGCGTGACAAGGGAGATGGCACCCACACCGTCCACTACACCCCAGCCACCGATGGGCCCTACACGGTAGCCGTCAAGTATGCCGACCAGGAGGTACCACGCAG TCctttcaagatcaaggtgcttcCTGCCCATGATGCCAGCAAGGTGCGGGCCAGCGGCCCCGGCCTCAACGCCTCTGGCATCCCTGCCAGCCTGCCCGTGGAGTTCACCATCGATGCCCGGGATGCCGGTGAGGGTTTGCTCACCGTCCAGATCCTG gaCCCGGAGGGAAAGCCCAAGAAAGCCAACATCCGAGACAACGGGGATGGCACGTACACTGTGTCCTACCTGCCAGACATGAGTGGCCGGTACACCATCACCATCAAGTATGGCGGCGACGAGATCCCCTACTCGCCCTTCCGCATCCATGCCCTGCCCACTGGGGATGCCAGCAAGTGTCTTGTCACAG TGTCCATTGGAGGCCATGGCCTGG GTGCCTGCTTGGGACCCCGCATCCAGATCGGGGAGGAGACAGTGATCACGGTGGACGCCAAGGCGGCAGGCAAGGGGAAGGTGACGTGCACGGTATCCACTCCGGATGGGGCGGAGCTCGACGTGGATGTGGTTGAGAACCACGATGGTACCTTTGACATCTACTATACAGCGCCCGAGCCGGGCAAGTACGTCATCACCATCCGCTTTGGAGGCGAGCACATCCCCAACAGCCCCTTCCACGTGCTG GCGTGTGACCCCATGCCCCACGTGGAGGAGCCTCCCGATGTGCTGCAGCCGCACCGGCCCGGCCCCTACCCCACACACTGG gccacagAGGAGCCAGTGGTGCCTGTAGAGCCAATGGAGTCCATGCTTAGGCCCTTCAACCTGGTCATCCCCTTCACCGTGCAGAAAGGGGAACTCACAG GGGAGGTACGGATGCCCTCTGGGAAAACAGCCCGGCCCAACATCACCGACAATAAGGATGGAACCATCACGGTGAGGTATGCACCCACCGAGAAAGGCCTGCACCAGATGGGGATCAAGTATGACGGCAACCACATCCCTG gAAGCCCCCTGCAGTTTTATGTGGATGCCATCAATAGCCGCCATGTGAGTGCTTATGGGCCAGGCCTGAGCCATGGCATGGTCAACAAGCCGGCCACCTTCACCATTGTCACCAAGGATGCTGGGGAAG GGGGCCTGTCCCTGGCTGTGGAGGGCCCATCCAAGGCAGAGATCACCTGCAAGGACAACAAGGATGGCACCTGCACCGTATCCTACTTACCCACAGCGCCTGGAGACTACAGCATCATCGTGCGCTTTGATGACAAGCACATCCCAGGAAGCCCCTTCACGGCCAAGATCACAG GCGATGACTCAATGAGGACATCACAGCTCAATGTGGGCACCTCCACGGATGTGTCACTGAAGATCACGGAGAGTGACCTGAGCCTGCTGACTGCCAGCATCCGCGCCCCCTCAGGCAACGAGGAGCCCTGCCTATTGAAGCGCCTGCCCAACAGGCACATTG GCATCTCCTTCACCCCGAAGGAGGTTGGGGAGCACGTGGTAAGCGTGCGCAAAAGTGGCAAGCATGTCACCAACAGCCCCTTCAAGATCCTGGTGGGGCCATCTGAGATCGGAGATGCCAGCAAGGTGCGGGTCTGGGGCAAGGGCCTGTCCGAGGGACACACCTTCCAGGTGGCGGAGTTCATCGTGGACACTCGCAACGCAG GTTACGGGGGCCTGGGGTTGAGTATTGAAGGCCCTAGCAAGGTGGACATCAACTGTGAGGACATGGAAGATGGCACATGCAAAGTCACCTACTGCCCCACTGAGCCTGGCACCTACATCATCAACATCAAATTTGCTGACAAGCACGTGCCTG GAAGCCCGTTCACTGTGAAGGTTACCGGTGAGGGTCGCATGAAGGAAAGCATCACGCGGCGGAGACAGGCACCTTCCATTGCCACCATTGGCAGCACCTGTGACCTCAATCTCAAGATCCCAG GGAACTGGTTCCAGATGGTGTCTGCCCAGGAGCGCCTGACGCGCACCTTCACACGCAGCAGCCACACATACACCCGCACAGAACGCACGGAGATCAGCAAGACGCGCGGCGGAGAGACCAAGCGTGAGGTGCGGGTAGAGGAGTCCACCCAGGTTGGTGGAGACCCCTTCCCCGCGGTCTTCGGGGACTTCTTGGGCCGGGAGCGCCTGGGCTCCTTTGGCAGCATCACCCGGCAGCAGGAGG GGGAGGCCAGTTCCCAGGACATGACTGCACAGGTGACCAGCCCATCGGGCAAGATGGAAGCCGCAGAGATTGTCGAGGGAGAAGACAGCGCGTACAGTGTGCGTTTTGTGCCCCAGGAAATGGGGCCCCATACAGTCACCGTCAAGTACCGCGGCCAGCATGTACCTGGCAGTCCCTTTCAGTTCACTGTGGGGCCGCTGGGTGAAGGTGGTGCCCACAAAGTGCGGGCTGGAGGCACAGGACTGGAGCGAGGTGTGGCCGGTGTGCCAG CTGAATTCAGCATTTGGACCCGAGAAGCTGGTGCTGGAGGCCTGTCTATTGCCGTGGAGGGTCCCAGCAAGGCGGAGATTTCATTTGAGGACCGAAAAGATGGCTCCTGTGGGGTCTCCTATGTTGTCCAGGAACCAG GTGACTATGAGGTCTCCATCAAGTTCAATGATGAACACATACCAGATAGCCCTTTTGTGGTACCTGTGGCCTCCCTCTCAGATGATGCTCGCCGCCTCACTGTCACCAGCCTCCAG GAAACAGGGCTCAAGGTGAACCAGCCGGCGTCCTTTGCGGTGCAGCTGAATGGTGCTCGGGGTGTGATTGATGCAAGGGTGCACACGCCCTCGGGTGCGGTGGAGGAGTGCTACGTCTCTGAGCTGGACAGCG ACAAGCACACCATCCGCTTCATCCCCCACGAGAACGGCGTCCACTCTATTGATGTCAAGTTCAACGGTGCCCACATCCCTGGCAGTCCCTTCAAGATCCGCGTTGGGGAACAGAGCCAGGCTGGGGACCCAGGCTTGGTGTCAGCTTATGGTCCTGGACTTGAGGGAGGCACTACTG GCGTGTCATCAGAGTTCATTGTCAACACCCTGAATGCGGGCTCAGGGGCCTTGTCTGTCACCATCGATGGCCCCTCCAAGGTGCAGCTGGACTGTCGGGAGTGTCCTGAGGGCCATGTTGTCACTTACACTCCCATGGCTCCTGGCAACTACCTCATTGCCATCAAGTACGGTGGCCCCCAGCACATCGTGGGCAGCCCCTTCAAGGCCAAAGTCACAG GTCCCCGGCTGTCTGGAGGCCACAGCCTTCATGAAACATCCACAGTTCTGGTGGAGACCGTGACCAAATCCTCCTCAAGCCGTGGCTCCAGCTACAGCTCCATCCCCAAGTTCTCCTCGGATGCCAGCAAGGTGGTGACACGGGGCCCTGGGCTGTCCCAGGCCTTTGTGGGCCAGAAGAACTCCTTCACCGTGGACTGCAGCAAAGCAG GCACCAACATGATGATGGTGGGCGTGCATGGGCCCAAGACCCCCTGTGAGGAGGTGTACGTGAAGCACATGGGGAACCGGGTCTACAATGTCACCTACACCGTCAAGGAGAAAGGGGACTACATCCTCATTGTCAAGTGGGGCGACGAAAGTGTTCCCGGAAGCCCCTTCAAAGTCAACGTGCCCTGA